A part of Synechococcus sp. KORDI-49 genomic DNA contains:
- a CDS encoding type II toxin-antitoxin system VapC family toxin codes for MIILDTNVLSELMKPEPAASVMAWADQLSAEAVAITAMNEAEILHGIARLPDSQRKEQLQRSWSSLVAEVLQLPVLPFNSAAAHWYAALVSHRERMARPISTADAVIAATALAHDGQLATRNTADFDALGLPLINPWARAGTS; via the coding sequence GTGATCATTCTCGACACCAATGTGCTCTCGGAACTGATGAAGCCAGAGCCGGCAGCCTCCGTGATGGCTTGGGCCGATCAACTCAGTGCCGAAGCCGTCGCCATCACAGCCATGAATGAAGCCGAAATCCTGCACGGCATCGCCCGCCTGCCCGACTCCCAGCGCAAGGAGCAACTCCAGCGGAGCTGGAGCAGCCTCGTTGCTGAGGTACTCCAGCTCCCAGTGCTTCCGTTCAACAGCGCAGCAGCGCACTGGTATGCAGCCCTGGTGAGCCATCGCGAGCGCATGGCACGCCCGATCAGCACCGCCGACGCCGTGATCGCCGCCACGGCTCTCGCCCATGACGGACAGCTGGCCACACGCAACACCGCTGACTTCGACGCCCTTGGCCTGCCGCTGATCAACCCCTGGGCCAGAGCAGGCACGTCGTGA
- a CDS encoding Arc family DNA-binding protein: MAIASVDSNDSTAGNPRPMATLTIRNLDDAVRDRLRRRAAEHGHSMEEEVRQILRQVVEPAKPAATTEGLGSRIHNHFASLGSLELDLPSRNDSPSAPKLEP; this comes from the coding sequence ATGGCCATCGCTAGCGTTGACAGCAATGACAGCACTGCAGGCAATCCTCGCCCCATGGCCACCCTGACGATCCGCAACCTCGACGACGCCGTGCGCGATCGACTCCGGCGCCGCGCCGCCGAGCACGGGCACTCGATGGAGGAAGAGGTGCGCCAGATTCTTCGCCAGGTGGTTGAACCCGCGAAACCAGCGGCAACCACAGAGGGGTTGGGATCACGCATCCACAACCACTTCGCAAGCCTTGGGAGCCTCGAGCTGGATCTGCCCTCACGAAACGACAGCCCATCAGCGCCGAAGCTTGAGCCGTGA
- a CDS encoding DUF429 domain-containing protein — protein MANQPDPDNGHCVLGIDAAWTAHNPSGVALVQQAAEGWRCLALAPSYDAFLALSAGQAWNGSRKAQGSEPNPAALLAACRRLGGLPVDCVSVDMPLATTPITSRRAADTAIASRFGPKGCAVHSPSAERPGAIADQLRKRFAELGVALHTTTTARQGPALIECYPHVALLALLNRNYRVPYKVSRSAQYWRAEQPPIAERIRRLMAEFTAIHQALSQRISAIPLSLPQPSEVTTLASLKPVEDMLDALICAWIGIEHLEGRTTGLGDATAAIWVPANLME, from the coding sequence ATGGCCAACCAACCTGATCCAGACAACGGCCACTGCGTCCTGGGCATCGACGCTGCCTGGACGGCCCACAACCCCAGTGGTGTGGCCCTGGTGCAACAGGCTGCTGAGGGTTGGCGATGCCTGGCGCTGGCCCCGAGCTACGACGCCTTTCTCGCCCTCTCCGCCGGCCAAGCCTGGAATGGGAGCCGGAAAGCGCAGGGCAGTGAACCCAACCCCGCCGCACTGCTGGCGGCCTGCCGCCGACTGGGCGGATTGCCGGTGGACTGCGTGTCGGTCGATATGCCCCTGGCCACCACACCGATCACCAGCCGCAGGGCCGCCGACACCGCCATCGCCAGCCGCTTCGGGCCGAAGGGTTGCGCCGTGCACAGCCCATCAGCCGAACGTCCCGGTGCCATCGCCGATCAACTGCGCAAACGCTTCGCCGAACTCGGCGTTGCCCTGCACACCACAACTACGGCTCGCCAAGGACCGGCCCTGATCGAGTGCTACCCCCATGTGGCCTTGCTGGCCTTGCTCAACCGCAACTACCGCGTGCCCTACAAGGTGAGCCGCTCGGCGCAGTACTGGAGGGCGGAGCAACCACCGATTGCCGAACGGATCAGACGCCTGATGGCTGAGTTCACCGCCATCCACCAGGCCCTCAGCCAGCGCATCAGCGCCATTCCTCTCAGCCTGCCTCAGCCCTCCGAGGTGACAACACTGGCTTCGCTCAAGCCAGTGGAAGACATGCTCGATGCCCTGATCTGCGCCTGGATCGGCATCGAACACCTCGAAGGCCGAACCACTGGCCTGGGTGATGCCACCGCTGCCATCTGGGTGCCGGCAAACCTGATGGAGTGA
- a CDS encoding PhoH family protein, which produces MLLHDPEAPHRFGDLRVVIPMQVVEEIDRFKKDHSEKGRNARRISRLLDSYRARGSLADGVPIQGSDQGILQVIFCQTQALNELPAELQGGGGDNNILAVALEQMRCSGLKEAPEVVLISKDINLRIKADAVGLQAEDYINDNVSIDDLYTGFRELSTDAETIKNLHDEEQLSLSAVTDAEGQHLQANEGVVMVDQHNDSHSLLARHQGNSNTIKPLHWLNRAHLGRIKARNREQSFALDLLLDPSIALVTLVGKAGTGKTLLALAAGLHQVADTHQYARLLVTRPPISLGKDIGYLPGTLEEKLGPWMKPIIDNIDFLTGASPGEDADQTKIQRHREPRNAWADLQGMGLLEVEAINTIRGRSIPNQFLVVDEAQNLTPLEVKTIVTRVGEGTKVVFTGDPYQIDNPYVDAESNGLTWLVEKLKGQPLVGHMTLTKGERSELAELAANIL; this is translated from the coding sequence GTGCTTCTCCATGACCCTGAGGCTCCACACCGCTTCGGAGATCTGAGGGTTGTGATCCCCATGCAGGTGGTGGAAGAAATCGATCGCTTTAAAAAAGATCACTCTGAAAAAGGCAGGAATGCCCGGCGGATTTCAAGGCTCCTGGATTCCTATCGCGCTCGCGGAAGCCTCGCTGATGGCGTTCCAATCCAGGGATCTGATCAGGGAATATTGCAAGTGATTTTCTGCCAGACCCAAGCCCTCAATGAATTACCGGCAGAGTTGCAGGGTGGGGGTGGTGACAACAACATTCTCGCGGTGGCCCTGGAGCAGATGCGATGCAGCGGGCTGAAAGAGGCGCCAGAGGTCGTCTTGATCAGCAAAGACATCAATCTGAGAATCAAAGCCGATGCGGTGGGTCTGCAAGCGGAGGACTACATCAACGACAATGTCTCGATTGATGATTTGTACACGGGCTTCCGTGAACTCAGCACCGATGCGGAGACGATCAAGAACCTGCATGACGAGGAGCAACTTTCACTGTCAGCAGTAACAGATGCCGAGGGGCAGCATCTCCAGGCCAATGAAGGCGTCGTGATGGTGGATCAGCACAACGACAGCCACAGCCTGCTTGCCCGGCATCAAGGCAACAGCAACACCATCAAGCCGCTGCACTGGCTGAATCGGGCTCATTTGGGACGCATCAAGGCGAGAAACCGCGAGCAAAGCTTCGCGCTTGATCTGCTGCTGGATCCATCCATCGCCCTGGTGACTCTGGTGGGCAAGGCAGGCACAGGCAAAACGCTGCTGGCCCTGGCTGCCGGCTTGCACCAGGTGGCTGATACCCATCAATACGCACGCCTTCTGGTGACGCGTCCGCCGATCTCACTCGGAAAAGACATTGGTTATCTGCCCGGCACGCTTGAGGAGAAGCTCGGGCCCTGGATGAAGCCGATCATCGACAACATCGATTTCCTCACCGGTGCTTCACCTGGTGAGGATGCTGACCAGACGAAAATACAGCGGCATCGGGAACCACGCAACGCCTGGGCTGACCTTCAAGGCATGGGCTTGTTGGAGGTAGAAGCGATCAACACCATTCGTGGTCGATCGATCCCCAATCAGTTTCTGGTGGTGGATGAGGCGCAAAACCTGACTCCCCTGGAAGTGAAGACGATCGTCACGCGGGTGGGTGAAGGAACAAAGGTTGTGTTCACCGGTGATCCCTATCAAATCGACAACCCCTATGTGGATGCAGAAAGCAACGGTCTCACCTGGTTGGTGGAAAAGCTCAAGGGTCAGCCTCTGGTGGGACACATGACCCTCACAAAGGGAGAGCGGAGTGAACTGGCTGAACTGGCTGCCAACATCCTCTGA
- a CDS encoding LOG family protein: MPGFNDQSNGEQANLDAILKSSTYRIAHEDPDLLNSNAMRGVRMLLEITKPDLDLETAGVESTIIVFGGARIVDRETALKGLEEAERCLSENPGSSTLKRQVAHAEHRVVLSRFYDLAREFARLASQHGQANHKQCHGCASHVIVTGGGPGIMEAANRGAFEAGCRSIGLNITLPFEQHPNPYITPDLCFRFNYFSLRKFHFVMRSVGAILFPGGFGTLDELFELLTLRQVGTKGSMPIVLFGTEFWTKLVNFDYLAEMGLISNDDLDLIHFSDTAEEAWNFIRSQTLAEPEKS, translated from the coding sequence ATGCCTGGATTCAATGATCAATCCAATGGCGAGCAAGCCAATCTGGATGCCATTCTGAAATCATCGACCTACCGAATTGCCCATGAAGATCCTGATTTGTTGAACAGCAATGCCATGCGCGGTGTGCGCATGCTGCTTGAAATCACCAAGCCTGATCTGGATCTGGAAACAGCTGGTGTGGAATCAACCATCATTGTTTTTGGCGGCGCCAGAATTGTCGATCGAGAGACTGCACTCAAGGGATTGGAGGAAGCAGAGCGATGCCTGAGCGAAAACCCAGGCTCATCAACGTTGAAGCGACAAGTCGCCCACGCTGAACACCGCGTCGTGTTGTCTCGTTTTTATGATTTGGCCCGAGAATTTGCCCGCCTAGCCTCCCAGCATGGCCAGGCGAATCACAAACAATGCCATGGATGCGCATCGCATGTGATCGTGACCGGCGGTGGGCCGGGAATCATGGAAGCAGCCAACCGTGGCGCCTTTGAAGCCGGTTGCCGTTCCATCGGGCTCAATATCACTCTCCCGTTTGAACAGCACCCCAATCCCTACATCACGCCTGATCTTTGTTTCCGGTTCAATTACTTTTCACTTCGCAAATTTCACTTTGTGATGCGTTCCGTCGGGGCCATCCTGTTTCCAGGGGGCTTTGGCACGCTTGATGAGCTCTTTGAGCTCCTCACCTTGCGGCAGGTCGGCACCAAGGGGAGCATGCCAATCGTGCTGTTCGGTACAGAGTTCTGGACCAAACTTGTGAACTTTGACTACCTCGCCGAGATGGGTTTGATTTCAAATGATGATCTCGATCTGATTCATTTTTCAGACACGGCAGAGGAGGCCTGGAACTTCATCCGCAGCCAGACGCTGGCTGAGCCTGAGAAAAGCTGA
- a CDS encoding M20/M25/M40 family metallo-hydrolase, which yields MAALTPTSLQDLTTIAIPRHARWDPLGLMTVRSHVRESLASIGPVEEHRFISNSEDGVNFILKLPGRQPTLKPLLVGAHYDGPLHSIGADDNASAVAALLELARRWSAHPPRRPVWLVAFDLEEWGMLGSAALAEKLRTDQQPLKLMVSLEMLAYTSEEQNYPHPAMRAVYGDRGDFIALVGNAGPALMLTQLTHAMGQHVITKALPVPRAGRDVPDVRLSDHSPFWDRGYDALMVTDTSFMRNPNYHQMSDTIETLDLPFLAAVIDGLDSALSEL from the coding sequence ATGGCAGCGCTGACTCCAACAAGCCTTCAAGACCTCACCACCATCGCGATCCCGCGGCACGCGCGCTGGGATCCGCTGGGTCTGATGACGGTGCGCAGCCATGTTCGTGAATCGCTTGCCTCCATCGGACCTGTCGAGGAGCATCGCTTCATCAGCAACAGTGAAGACGGTGTCAATTTCATCCTCAAGCTGCCCGGACGTCAGCCGACGCTGAAGCCCCTGCTGGTTGGAGCGCACTACGACGGCCCGCTGCATTCCATCGGTGCCGACGACAACGCCAGCGCAGTGGCCGCATTGCTTGAACTCGCACGCCGCTGGTCGGCCCATCCACCGCGGCGACCGGTGTGGCTGGTCGCCTTCGATCTGGAGGAATGGGGAATGCTCGGCAGTGCCGCACTGGCCGAGAAGCTCCGCACAGACCAACAGCCCCTGAAGCTGATGGTGAGTTTGGAGATGCTGGCCTACACCAGCGAAGAGCAGAACTACCCCCATCCCGCCATGCGGGCTGTGTACGGCGACCGCGGTGATTTCATTGCACTGGTGGGCAATGCGGGGCCTGCGTTGATGCTCACTCAGCTCACCCATGCCATGGGCCAACACGTGATCACCAAGGCGCTGCCGGTGCCCAGAGCAGGCCGTGATGTGCCGGATGTGAGGCTCAGCGACCACAGCCCCTTCTGGGATCGCGGTTACGACGCGCTGATGGTGACGGACACGTCGTTCATGCGGAATCCGAACTACCACCAGATGAGTGACACGATCGAAACCCTGGATCTGCCGTTCTTGGCAGCCGTCATCGATGGCCTTGATTCAGCCCTGTCTGAGCTTTGA
- a CDS encoding VWA domain-containing protein, with amino-acid sequence MPTPTLRFRPLRPAVAGDAASSLDLLISVVPTPAPTTSTSRPPLNLALVIDRSGSMDGTPLSQARKAARFLARELSPADRLAIVVFDHEAELLVPSMPVHDPELFVHAINTIRARGMTDLQQGWRTGAMQVAEQLNPQALNRVLLLSDGHTNHGITEEEAIAQQVQGLSQHGVSTSAFGLGDGFDEDLMGAIASGGDGTLAFIDDPKQLPDLYANELSGLTNTAAQRISLGIRTRNGAELNDVLNDLPQTAFGNWQLPNLRFGKELHVAVKIELPAWTANADIASLRLAWEQPGESERHSQVEMLSLPVMPAAEIAEMEVDPVVAEQFALLQANRDRQRAIEAIDADDLEGAEQCLTAIDESLASMPCSAAINTERHAIQQRRAMLHQDRNLSRKNLRREALRSSVNVWEESEDSPN; translated from the coding sequence ATGCCAACCCCAACACTGCGTTTCCGCCCCCTGCGCCCCGCCGTCGCCGGCGATGCCGCCAGCAGCCTGGATCTGTTGATCAGCGTGGTGCCAACACCAGCACCAACCACCAGCACCAGCCGCCCACCGCTGAACCTGGCCTTGGTGATCGACCGCTCCGGCTCAATGGACGGCACACCCCTCAGCCAGGCCCGCAAAGCCGCCCGCTTTCTGGCGCGCGAGCTCAGCCCCGCCGATCGCCTAGCCATCGTGGTCTTCGATCACGAAGCCGAACTGCTGGTGCCCTCAATGCCGGTGCATGATCCGGAGCTGTTCGTGCATGCCATCAACACGATTCGGGCCCGTGGCATGACCGACCTGCAACAGGGATGGCGCACGGGGGCGATGCAGGTCGCCGAGCAGCTCAACCCCCAGGCACTCAATCGGGTGCTGTTGCTCTCCGATGGCCACACCAACCACGGGATCACGGAAGAAGAGGCGATTGCCCAGCAGGTGCAGGGCCTCAGCCAGCACGGCGTGAGCACCAGTGCCTTCGGGCTCGGTGATGGTTTTGATGAAGACCTGATGGGTGCCATCGCCAGCGGTGGCGACGGAACGCTTGCCTTCATCGACGACCCCAAACAGCTGCCGGATCTCTATGCCAACGAGCTCTCCGGCCTCACCAATACCGCAGCGCAGCGGATCAGCCTTGGCATCCGCACCCGCAATGGCGCTGAACTGAACGACGTTCTCAACGACCTCCCGCAAACCGCCTTCGGCAACTGGCAGCTGCCCAACCTCAGGTTTGGAAAGGAACTGCACGTGGCGGTGAAGATCGAACTGCCGGCCTGGACTGCGAATGCAGACATCGCCAGCCTGCGTCTGGCCTGGGAGCAACCCGGCGAATCCGAACGCCACAGCCAGGTTGAGATGCTCAGCCTGCCGGTTATGCCCGCTGCTGAGATCGCCGAGATGGAGGTGGACCCCGTTGTGGCGGAACAATTCGCCCTTCTGCAGGCCAACCGCGACCGTCAGCGCGCCATCGAGGCCATAGATGCCGACGATCTTGAGGGTGCTGAGCAATGCCTGACGGCCATCGACGAGTCTCTGGCCTCCATGCCCTGCAGCGCCGCGATCAACACCGAACGCCACGCCATCCAGCAACGCCGCGCCATGCTCCACCAGGATCGCAACCTCAGCCGCAAGAACCTGCGCCGCGAAGCCCTGCGCTCAAGCGTGAACGTGTGGGAGGAGAGCGAAGATTCCCCTAACTGA
- a CDS encoding MerR family transcriptional regulator, whose product MDPNPFSYSLDQLLAQASDQLGEVLNPRTIRLYATEGLIDRPGRDGRHAVYGERQLRQLLLIRSLAQRGLSLSAIAPLAAASDNDIDAQLADLLPEAPAAMAAAMSSPLIEENKALAYLQELPATSSLSRSPSRRRLSSIPTGSSHWQRFELAPGVELHLSDDAAIPPPGPRRQRWLQQLNQSLSDQIEQTNP is encoded by the coding sequence ATGGATCCAAATCCCTTCAGCTACAGCCTTGATCAGCTGCTCGCGCAAGCCAGCGACCAACTTGGGGAAGTCCTCAACCCACGCACCATCCGCCTCTATGCCACCGAAGGACTCATTGATCGACCCGGTCGTGATGGCCGCCACGCCGTGTACGGCGAACGCCAGTTGCGGCAACTGCTGCTGATCCGCTCCCTGGCCCAGCGCGGTCTCAGCCTCTCCGCCATCGCACCACTGGCCGCCGCAAGCGATAACGACATCGATGCGCAACTGGCTGACCTGCTGCCAGAAGCCCCCGCTGCCATGGCAGCTGCCATGTCTTCCCCTTTGATCGAAGAGAACAAAGCCCTCGCCTACCTGCAGGAGCTACCCGCAACCTCCTCCCTGAGCCGCTCGCCTTCGCGCCGCCGCCTGTCATCGATCCCAACCGGATCCAGCCATTGGCAGCGCTTCGAGCTCGCGCCAGGCGTCGAACTGCATCTCAGTGATGACGCAGCGATCCCACCGCCAGGTCCACGCCGCCAGCGCTGGCTGCAACAGCTAAATCAATCCCTGTCGGACCAGATCGAGCAAACCAACCCCTGA
- a CDS encoding DNA recombination protein RmuC, translating into MSRTQLEGVSQERDALKAGHDSALAAMDQLRREKEKLTATMAEVAEKLRSQESQTQFLEQARSDLLTQFRSLSGQMLDGSREALLKSTKETVSEPFAKEVLQLRQQVEALQKDSNAKLTVLAETTRDLRQRSEDVQGAAQQLTSALRSPNVKGQWGEVNLRRILEFVGLIAYCDFDEQVHVGTDEGAYRPDCVITIPGSRRLIVDSKAPIESYLDALQATDQTQRDAALNEHLKKVRSHIDLLNKKDYAGKLSALGQVVDGVVLFIPVEGALSMALERDPQLLEYAFSKNIILTFPTSLLAILKGLAMTIQQAEIAKNIDDIQAQAVELHKRFSTFIDKFNDIGSQLNRLNKSFNAAVGSAQSRLLPQGRRFAELAGQNGEIDLSDQIDEVVREIQAGE; encoded by the coding sequence GTGAGCCGCACGCAACTAGAGGGAGTGAGCCAAGAGCGGGATGCGCTCAAGGCTGGCCATGACTCCGCACTGGCCGCCATGGATCAGCTGCGCCGTGAGAAAGAAAAGCTCACGGCAACGATGGCGGAGGTGGCTGAGAAGCTGCGCAGTCAGGAGAGCCAGACCCAGTTCCTCGAGCAGGCCCGATCTGATCTGCTCACCCAGTTCCGCTCATTGAGCGGCCAGATGCTGGATGGCTCCCGCGAAGCATTGCTCAAGAGCACCAAGGAAACGGTGAGTGAGCCATTTGCCAAGGAAGTGCTGCAGTTGCGCCAGCAGGTGGAGGCATTGCAGAAGGATTCCAACGCCAAGCTCACGGTGCTGGCGGAAACCACCCGCGATCTGCGTCAGCGCAGTGAAGACGTGCAAGGCGCAGCCCAGCAGCTCACCTCGGCGCTGCGTTCTCCGAATGTGAAAGGGCAGTGGGGCGAGGTGAACCTGCGCCGGATCCTGGAATTTGTGGGCTTGATCGCCTATTGCGACTTCGATGAGCAGGTGCATGTGGGCACCGATGAAGGTGCCTATCGGCCCGATTGCGTGATCACGATCCCAGGCTCACGCCGCTTGATCGTGGATTCCAAAGCACCGATCGAGAGCTATCTCGATGCATTGCAGGCCACTGATCAAACCCAGCGGGACGCAGCACTCAATGAGCACTTGAAGAAGGTGCGCAGCCACATCGATCTGCTGAACAAGAAGGATTACGCCGGCAAGCTCAGTGCCCTGGGCCAGGTGGTGGATGGGGTGGTGCTGTTCATCCCGGTGGAAGGTGCCCTCTCGATGGCCTTGGAGCGGGATCCGCAGCTGCTGGAGTACGCCTTCAGCAAGAACATCATCCTCACGTTCCCTACCAGCCTGCTGGCGATCCTGAAGGGATTGGCGATGACAATTCAGCAGGCGGAGATCGCCAAAAATATCGATGATATTCAGGCGCAGGCTGTGGAGCTGCACAAGCGCTTCTCCACCTTCATCGACAAGTTCAACGACATCGGTAGCCAACTGAACCGCTTGAACAAGAGCTTCAATGCAGCGGTGGGTTCAGCGCAGAGCCGGTTGTTGCCGCAGGGCCGGCGTTTTGCGGAACTGGCAGGGCAGAACGGTGAAATTGATCTGAGCGATCAGATCGATGAGGTGGTGCGGGAGATTCAGGCGGGGGAGTGA